One stretch of Caldinitratiruptor microaerophilus DNA includes these proteins:
- a CDS encoding multicopper oxidase family protein: protein MGAPSSTRRWTALVLGALALLTAGYGVVQAVTTRPESAPADTPLTVRALRSLPPLQEATEIKPTGNVREFTLTIERGKWELVKGTTVDAITVNGTVPGPTIRVTEGDTVRITVKNRLDEVTSIHWHGLHVPYDQDGVAPGNQLPIPPGGEYTYEFTANHAGTFMYHSHSLANEIEQIDRGLYGAFIIDPQNPRNEPRYDVDRTLMLSGWIVGMPDMDDAADMTMSYNYWTINGKSFPDTEPIRVKKGDRVRLRLINISNLAHPMHLHGHDFRIIAVDGHPLPQPQIVNTLDVEPGKTYEIDFIADNPGFWVFHCHELHHTMNGETAPGGLIQVIQYEGFQPVGLDQPAAPPAQGSTGAGVQPRSSDGMQNAPMPDMKGMDMGS from the coding sequence ATGGGCGCTCCGTCTTCGACTCGCCGTTGGACCGCCCTCGTCCTCGGCGCCCTTGCACTGCTGACTGCCGGGTACGGTGTGGTACAGGCCGTAACGACGCGGCCGGAGAGCGCACCGGCGGATACCCCGCTCACGGTCCGCGCACTGCGCAGCCTGCCCCCCCTTCAGGAAGCCACCGAGATCAAGCCGACGGGCAACGTCCGGGAGTTCACGCTCACGATCGAGCGGGGCAAGTGGGAACTGGTGAAGGGCACGACCGTGGACGCCATCACCGTCAACGGCACGGTGCCCGGCCCGACGATCCGGGTCACGGAGGGCGACACCGTTCGGATCACGGTGAAGAACAGGCTCGACGAGGTCACCTCGATCCACTGGCACGGCCTGCACGTCCCGTACGACCAGGACGGGGTGGCACCCGGCAACCAGCTCCCGATCCCGCCGGGCGGCGAGTACACGTACGAGTTCACCGCCAACCACGCCGGGACGTTCATGTACCACTCCCACAGCCTGGCGAACGAGATCGAGCAGATCGACCGGGGCCTGTACGGGGCGTTCATCATCGACCCGCAAAACCCCCGGAACGAGCCCAGGTACGACGTCGACCGCACCCTGATGCTCAGCGGCTGGATCGTGGGCATGCCGGACATGGATGACGCGGCGGACATGACGATGAGCTACAACTACTGGACCATCAACGGCAAGTCGTTCCCGGACACCGAGCCGATCCGGGTTAAGAAGGGCGACCGGGTCCGCCTGCGGCTCATCAACATCAGCAACCTGGCGCACCCGATGCACCTGCACGGGCACGACTTCCGGATCATCGCCGTCGACGGCCACCCGCTCCCTCAGCCTCAGATCGTGAACACGCTCGACGTCGAACCGGGCAAGACGTACGAGATCGACTTCATCGCCGACAACCCGGGCTTCTGGGTCTTCCACTGCCACGAGCTCCATCACACGATGAACGGCGAGACGGCGCCGGGCGGCCTCATCCAGGTGATCCAGTACGAGGGGTTCCAACCGGTGGGCCTGGACCAGCCGGCAGCGCCCCCGGCCCAGGGAAGCACCGGCGCGGGCGTGCAGCCGAGGAGCAGCGATGGGATGCAGAACGCGCCCATGCCCGACATGAAGGGCATGGACATGGGGAGCTGA
- a CDS encoding copper resistance CopC family protein: MLAKCSVLGPRPRLVSTLVAVALFTAVLASVTAFGVEAHSALVAATPADGAQVEGGPGTVRAVFNESLQAGASRLEVVDQQGKRVAEGSASQGPQIEVSVGDLPPGQYTVRWAVVSADGHAVKGSWRFTVLAPRAGTNPDAGVGPVPAAGSTAQASQPAAEASGQAATGASDARPSARTGQVATGGTPATGERVTRPLEREAARTPNLTRGAMVAAGVVVLGLAAVAFVVRRH, from the coding sequence ATGTTGGCGAAGTGCTCGGTGCTGGGACCCCGCCCCAGGCTGGTCTCGACCCTCGTTGCCGTTGCGCTCTTCACTGCCGTCCTGGCTTCCGTGACCGCGTTCGGGGTCGAGGCGCACTCCGCGCTCGTCGCGGCCACACCGGCCGACGGAGCCCAGGTCGAGGGCGGCCCCGGGACAGTGCGAGCCGTTTTCAACGAGTCGCTCCAGGCCGGTGCGAGCCGCCTGGAGGTCGTGGACCAACAGGGGAAGCGAGTCGCTGAGGGATCGGCGAGTCAGGGTCCCCAGATCGAGGTGTCGGTGGGCGACCTGCCACCGGGTCAGTACACCGTCCGCTGGGCGGTGGTGTCGGCAGACGGGCATGCGGTCAAGGGTTCCTGGCGGTTCACGGTCTTGGCCCCAAGAGCCGGTACGAATCCCGATGCAGGTGTGGGGCCGGTGCCGGCGGCGGGGTCCACCGCGCAGGCCAGCCAGCCGGCCGCGGAGGCGAGTGGGCAGGCGGCAACCGGGGCGTCCGACGCGCGGCCGTCCGCTCGGACCGGACAGGTGGCCACGGGAGGTACGCCGGCAACCGGTGAACGCGTGACCCGTCCCCTGGAGCGGGAGGCGGCTCGCACACCGAACCTGACGCGCGGCGCGATGGTCGCGGCGGGCGTGGTGGTCCTGGGACTGGCCGCTGTGGCCTTCGTGGTGCGCCGGCACTGA
- a CDS encoding YHS domain-containing protein, whose amino-acid sequence MAKDPVCGMEVEPAKAAATSEHQGQTYYFCSPMCKTKFEQNPGKYLGKEEGGHGQRGHGHRA is encoded by the coding sequence ATGGCCAAGGACCCCGTCTGCGGCATGGAGGTCGAGCCGGCGAAGGCGGCGGCGACCAGCGAACACCAGGGACAGACGTACTACTTCTGTTCCCCGATGTGCAAGACCAAGTTCGAGCAGAATCCCGGCAAGTACCTGGGGAAGGAGGAAGGTGGCCACGGCCAGCGCGGCCACGGTCACCGCGCATAG
- the argF gene encoding ornithine carbamoyltransferase, protein MAVSLKGRDFLTIHDWTREELTQVLDTADLLKLRQKAGLRDRPLEGRSVGLIFTKPSTRTRVSFEVGVYQLGAQPIYLSGADMQLRRGETLADTARTLSRYLDGIMIRTFAHADVEELARYADIPVINGLTDWQHPCQVMGDLMTIREKRGRLDGIHLAYVGAGNNMAHSLLEGGAKFGMRVTVAYPPEYPPDPVVVERAKADAARSGGSVELFPGDPEAAVAGADVVYTDVWASMGEEAQAEERARRMQAFRVTPALMARAKPDALFMHCLPAHRGEEVVDEVIDGPWSVVWDEAENRLHVQKAIMALVIA, encoded by the coding sequence ATGGCCGTCTCGCTGAAGGGACGGGACTTTCTCACCATCCACGACTGGACGCGGGAAGAGCTGACCCAGGTCCTGGACACCGCCGACCTCCTCAAGCTGCGCCAGAAGGCCGGCCTCCGGGACCGGCCGCTCGAGGGCCGCTCCGTGGGGCTCATCTTCACCAAGCCGTCCACCCGCACCCGGGTCTCCTTCGAGGTCGGCGTCTACCAGCTCGGCGCGCAGCCGATCTACCTCTCTGGCGCCGACATGCAGCTGCGCCGGGGCGAGACGCTGGCCGACACCGCCCGGACGCTCTCCCGCTACCTGGACGGCATCATGATCCGTACATTTGCTCATGCTGACGTGGAGGAGCTGGCGAGGTACGCCGACATCCCGGTGATCAACGGACTCACGGACTGGCAGCACCCCTGCCAGGTCATGGGGGACCTGATGACGATCCGCGAGAAGCGGGGCCGGCTCGACGGCATCCACCTGGCCTACGTCGGGGCCGGCAACAACATGGCGCACTCGCTCCTGGAGGGCGGCGCGAAGTTCGGCATGCGGGTGACCGTGGCCTACCCGCCGGAATACCCGCCCGATCCCGTGGTGGTGGAGCGGGCGAAGGCCGACGCCGCCCGGAGCGGCGGCAGCGTCGAGCTCTTCCCGGGCGACCCCGAGGCGGCCGTGGCCGGGGCCGACGTCGTCTACACCGACGTCTGGGCGTCGATGGGCGAGGAGGCGCAGGCGGAGGAGCGGGCCCGCCGCATGCAGGCGTTCCGGGTCACGCCAGCCCTGATGGCCCGGGCGAAGCCCGACGCCCTCTTCATGCACTGCCTGCCCGCGCACCGGGGCGAGGAGGTCGTGGACGAGGTCATCGACGGCCCGTGGAGCGTGGTCTGGGACGAGGCGGAGAACCGCCTGCACGTCCAGAAGGCCATCATGGCGCTGGTCATCGCGTGA
- a CDS encoding rhodanese-like domain-containing protein — MNRRSRSLVVGAVLVAVLAAGVWWRARGPGAPNTPGAAPSPAPAALENLSPAELEARLRSKDFLLVNVHVPYEGRIPGTDLEIPYDQLEQQASRLPQDRSAPIVLYCMSGRMSEIAGQTLIRMGYRNVSHLAGGMLAWNRAGLPLEDWARKSAAAP; from the coding sequence ATGAACCGGCGGTCCCGGTCGCTGGTCGTCGGAGCCGTCCTGGTCGCGGTGCTGGCGGCGGGGGTGTGGTGGAGGGCCCGCGGGCCGGGCGCACCGAACACGCCGGGCGCCGCGCCTTCGCCGGCCCCTGCCGCGCTCGAAAACCTGAGCCCCGCCGAACTCGAGGCGAGGCTCCGGTCGAAGGACTTCCTGCTGGTCAACGTGCACGTACCCTATGAGGGCCGCATCCCGGGCACGGACCTGGAGATCCCGTATGACCAGCTGGAGCAGCAGGCCTCTCGCCTTCCACAGGACCGCAGTGCCCCGATCGTTCTCTACTGCATGAGCGGGCGGATGAGCGAGATCGCCGGGCAGACCCTCATCCGGATGGGGTACCGGAACGTGTCCCACCTGGCGGGCGGGATGCTGGCCTGGAACAGGGCAGGCCTGCCGCTCGAGGACTGGGCGAGAAAGTCGGCGGCGGCGCCCTAG
- a CDS encoding cyclic 2,3-diphosphoglycerate synthase → MARTRVLILGAAGRDFHNFNVYFRDNPAYEVVGFTATQIPDIAGRSYPARLAGALYPDGIPIYDEADMERLIRDLRVDQVVFAYSDVSHEYVMHRASAAMAAGADFRLMGPGTTMLRSARPVVAVCAVRTGAGKSQTTRAVVRALRAQGRRVVAIRHPMPYGDIASQAVQRFAAYEDLDRHRCTIEEREEYEPHIAMGAVIYSGVDYAEILRQAEAEADVIVWDGGNNDFPFIRPDVLITVADPLRAGHERTFHPGETNLRMADVVVINKIDSAAPESVEAVRQSVRELNPRAEVVDAASPITVSDPEQIRGRRVLVIEDGPTLTHGGMAYGAGYVAARRFGAAEIVDPRPHAVGSIAETFRRYPQTTDVLPAMGYGERQLRELEATIQATPCDVVVSGTPIDLGRVIRADKPIVRVTYELQEIGRPTLAEILARRLPAAGRDGAAPVPPAAAEKAGVRPGS, encoded by the coding sequence GTGGCGAGGACGCGTGTCCTGATCCTCGGCGCAGCCGGCCGGGACTTCCACAACTTCAACGTCTACTTCCGGGACAACCCCGCGTACGAGGTCGTGGGGTTCACGGCCACGCAGATCCCGGACATCGCCGGGCGCTCGTACCCGGCCCGGCTGGCGGGTGCCCTGTACCCGGACGGGATCCCGATCTACGACGAGGCGGACATGGAGCGGCTCATCCGGGACCTGCGGGTCGACCAGGTCGTCTTCGCGTACTCGGACGTCTCCCACGAGTACGTGATGCACCGCGCCTCGGCGGCGATGGCGGCCGGCGCCGACTTCCGCCTCATGGGCCCCGGCACGACCATGCTGCGATCGGCTCGCCCCGTGGTCGCCGTCTGCGCGGTGCGCACCGGCGCCGGGAAGAGCCAGACGACCCGGGCGGTCGTCCGGGCCCTGCGCGCCCAGGGGCGCCGGGTGGTCGCGATCCGGCACCCGATGCCGTACGGCGACATCGCCTCCCAGGCCGTCCAGCGGTTCGCCGCGTACGAGGACCTCGACCGGCACCGCTGCACCATCGAGGAGCGGGAGGAGTACGAGCCCCACATCGCCATGGGCGCGGTGATCTACTCGGGGGTCGACTACGCCGAGATCCTGCGCCAGGCCGAGGCGGAGGCCGACGTGATCGTCTGGGACGGCGGGAACAACGACTTCCCGTTCATCCGGCCGGACGTCCTCATCACGGTGGCCGACCCCCTGCGCGCCGGCCACGAGCGCACCTTCCACCCCGGCGAGACGAACCTGCGCATGGCGGACGTGGTGGTGATCAACAAGATCGACTCCGCGGCCCCCGAGTCGGTCGAGGCGGTGCGGCAGAGCGTCCGTGAGCTCAACCCCCGGGCCGAGGTGGTCGACGCCGCCTCGCCCATCACCGTGTCCGATCCGGAACAGATCCGGGGGCGGCGGGTCCTGGTGATCGAGGACGGGCCCACCCTCACCCACGGCGGCATGGCCTACGGCGCCGGCTACGTGGCGGCGCGCCGGTTCGGGGCGGCGGAGATCGTCGATCCCCGGCCCCACGCGGTGGGGAGCATCGCCGAGACGTTCCGCCGCTACCCCCAGACCACCGACGTGCTCCCGGCGATGGGGTACGGCGAGCGGCAGCTGCGGGAGCTCGAGGCGACCATCCAGGCCACGCCCTGCGATGTCGTCGTCAGCGGGACACCGATCGACCTTGGCCGGGTGATCCGGGCCGACAAGCCGATCGTCCGGGTGACGTACGAGCTGCAGGAGATCGGCCGGCCGACCCTCGCGGAGATCCTCGCCCGCCGGCTGCCGGCAGCGGGCCGGGACGGCGCGGCGCCCGTGCCCCCGGCCGCCGCGGAGAAGGCCGGGGTGCGGCCGGGGTCCTAG
- a CDS encoding heavy metal translocating P-type ATPase → MAREKLETYVLEGLDCASCVARIEDALRREGVEDVSVSFATGRILLPPDQVERAQSIIDRVEPGVAIVRGHTRSEADAEAATPTHHPEQVRARGQEEDEVVRGRRLVELVASGLLFAVGIAFNRVLHATPYAVAEYATLLMAYLLAGRRVIRAAVVNARRGQLFDENFLMTIATLGAIAIHELPEAVAVMLFFSVGEFFQALAVARSRRSIRALMEIRPDYANVRRGGETRRVSPETVGAGEEIVVRPGERIPLDGEIVEGSSFVDTSALTGESVPRPVGIGDNVLAGMVNTRGLLVVRVTRPFAESSVAKILALVEEAAARKAPTERFITTFSRYYTPAVVLGALALAVIPPLVVPGAQFGDWLRRALVLLVISCPCALVVSIPLGYFGGIGGASRRGVLVKGGNYLDALAKLDTVVWDKTGTLTRGVFRVVEVTSFGGYSRDQVLELAAHAETFSNHPIAAPILEAYGRPVNTTAVSDYEEVAGHGVRARVGGRLVLAGNERLMRREGVPYEGTDRVGTIVHLAVDGRPAGRIVIADEPKPDAAEAIRALRGLGVRRQVMLTGDDRTVAGRVAQSLGLDEVYANLLPEEKVAAVERIDRERRERGGRRRGALAFVGDGINDAPVLTRADVGVAMGGLGSDAAIEAADVVIMDDSPLRLADAVTLARATRRVILQNVAFALGVKAVFVRLGAAGVANMWEAVFADVGVSLLAILNATRILRVSGRGGSEGNLRKDRLAGAAAPAGPA, encoded by the coding sequence GTGGCGCGTGAGAAACTGGAGACTTACGTGCTCGAGGGACTGGACTGCGCCAGCTGTGTGGCTCGGATCGAGGACGCCCTCCGCCGGGAGGGCGTTGAGGACGTGAGTGTCAGCTTTGCGACGGGCCGGATTCTGTTACCCCCGGATCAGGTGGAAAGGGCGCAGTCCATCATCGACCGGGTGGAGCCCGGCGTAGCCATCGTCCGCGGCCACACCCGCAGCGAGGCGGACGCGGAGGCGGCTACCCCCACGCACCATCCCGAGCAGGTCCGCGCCCGCGGCCAGGAAGAGGATGAGGTTGTCCGCGGACGGCGGCTTGTCGAGCTTGTCGCATCCGGTCTCCTGTTCGCCGTGGGTATCGCCTTCAACCGGGTGCTGCACGCGACCCCCTACGCCGTGGCGGAATACGCGACGCTCCTCATGGCGTACCTTTTGGCCGGGCGGCGGGTGATCCGGGCCGCGGTCGTGAACGCACGACGTGGACAGCTCTTCGACGAGAACTTCCTCATGACCATCGCTACCCTCGGCGCCATTGCCATCCATGAGCTGCCGGAGGCCGTGGCGGTCATGCTGTTCTTCTCGGTCGGCGAGTTTTTCCAGGCTCTGGCAGTCGCCCGCTCCCGGCGTTCGATCCGCGCACTCATGGAGATCCGGCCGGACTATGCGAACGTCCGGCGCGGCGGTGAGACCCGGCGGGTGTCCCCCGAGACCGTGGGGGCGGGAGAGGAGATCGTGGTCCGGCCGGGTGAACGGATTCCCCTGGACGGCGAGATCGTCGAGGGATCGTCCTTCGTCGACACCTCGGCCCTCACCGGGGAATCGGTGCCGCGCCCGGTCGGGATCGGCGACAACGTGCTGGCCGGGATGGTCAACACACGTGGCCTGCTGGTCGTGCGGGTGACCCGGCCGTTTGCGGAGTCCTCCGTAGCAAAGATCCTTGCGCTGGTGGAAGAGGCGGCCGCGCGCAAGGCCCCGACGGAGCGCTTCATCACGACGTTCTCCCGATACTACACGCCCGCAGTGGTGCTGGGAGCGCTGGCCCTGGCCGTGATCCCACCGCTCGTGGTCCCGGGGGCGCAGTTCGGCGACTGGCTCCGCCGGGCGCTGGTACTCCTGGTCATCTCGTGCCCCTGCGCCCTGGTGGTCTCGATCCCGCTCGGCTACTTCGGCGGGATCGGCGGCGCTTCGCGGCGCGGGGTACTGGTCAAGGGGGGCAACTACCTCGACGCCCTGGCGAAGCTGGACACCGTGGTGTGGGACAAGACGGGGACGTTGACCCGGGGGGTGTTCCGGGTCGTGGAGGTCACCTCCTTCGGCGGGTACTCCCGGGACCAGGTGCTGGAACTGGCGGCGCACGCGGAGACGTTCTCGAACCACCCCATCGCCGCCCCGATTCTGGAGGCCTACGGGCGTCCGGTGAACACGACGGCCGTCTCGGACTACGAGGAAGTCGCCGGGCACGGGGTGCGGGCCCGGGTCGGCGGCCGGCTGGTCCTGGCCGGCAACGAACGGCTGATGCGCCGCGAGGGCGTGCCGTACGAAGGCACGGATCGGGTGGGAACGATCGTCCACCTGGCCGTGGACGGGCGACCGGCGGGCCGCATCGTCATCGCGGACGAGCCGAAGCCCGACGCCGCCGAGGCCATTCGTGCGCTTCGGGGGCTGGGCGTGCGCCGGCAGGTGATGCTGACCGGGGACGACCGCACGGTGGCCGGCCGCGTGGCGCAGTCACTGGGCCTGGACGAGGTGTACGCCAACCTCCTGCCGGAGGAGAAGGTGGCGGCCGTGGAGCGCATCGACAGGGAGCGCCGGGAGCGCGGGGGTCGCCGGCGCGGTGCCCTCGCGTTCGTCGGCGACGGCATCAACGACGCGCCGGTGCTGACCCGTGCCGACGTCGGCGTCGCCATGGGCGGACTGGGCTCCGATGCGGCGATCGAAGCGGCCGACGTGGTCATCATGGACGACTCACCCTTGCGCCTGGCCGATGCCGTCACCCTTGCCCGGGCCACCCGGCGGGTCATCCTGCAGAACGTCGCTTTCGCGCTCGGGGTGAAGGCTGTGTTCGTCCGGCTCGGGGCCGCCGGGGTGGCGAACATGTGGGAGGCGGTGTTCGCGGACGTGGGGGTGTCGCTGCTCGCGATTCTGAACGCGACCCGCATCCTGCGGGTGAGCGGCCGGGGTGGGTCCGAGGGCAACCTGCGGAAAGACCGGCTCGCCGGTGCCGCGGCCCCCGCCGGGCCGGCATGA
- a CDS encoding CopD family protein — translation METWALGLARGLSLLGASGLFGLVLFEGVLAGRPGPAAAHPAGSAGGRNRAGTALLGLSLLVLAAGLLWLLVQLQVLGTALLGPVSQALITTAGFGRQWLLRQGLAGAAVLAVTLGLRASPGAAAGAEQWGQGRWGLAVVVAASLLMAHVLSGHAVADVAPVLPVVADSLHLLAAGVWFGGLLGLSTALRVGAPEDVARRFSRLAAAAVAVLIASGLIQAVLRIAGVAGLRATPYGQVLLFKLSALAAALILAARNQFDVRAGRNGIVLARRVAWESAFVGAVVTLGGVMASLPPGQLGQLFTKQEQTVSTPDGPWKLELWPAGPGRVFLRVYPPRERFSGAPRPARPRGRGPEETEFRARFVMQDMTMPARGFALRSDGAGGLEGGGPVLTMPGTWEVRVYRLAPGGPKVWTRATFQAEPQREKQPPQGLKGLGFTWERVLRADVFDLYADPSGGLWAAGRDGLRFSSDGRTWSEMSGLPAPVYAVARVGGRLVAATARGLYEQREPSVAGESGWVRVNLPDQEGAVFGLAGGDATGYALDPGALYRFRPGPAGWHVERQVVPDHPEPDPISRLFADPRDPQHLWVPRHESFQETPDGGRTFHRIRPAAGGVELLDIQAVLRNPYRPGEVWMAAMVGGIAVSPDGGRTWQLRNAGLPETAMMALAPGNVPGSWYAGTMYHGVAFTDDDGRTWRSIGLTNASVRDVAVLREGAVLVATQGMGLFRGLPEPPQAGPRPLGPVAAVVWAGAWGAAVFPVFRGVRRRWGPGWAGLWAVLAVASAAILPLAVRMR, via the coding sequence GTGGAAACGTGGGCGCTCGGTCTGGCACGAGGGCTCAGCCTCCTCGGGGCCTCGGGTCTCTTTGGCCTGGTGCTGTTCGAAGGGGTCCTGGCCGGCCGGCCGGGACCAGCGGCGGCACATCCCGCCGGATCCGCCGGGGGGCGGAATCGGGCCGGGACCGCCTTGCTCGGGCTCTCCCTCCTGGTGCTGGCGGCAGGGCTGCTCTGGCTCCTGGTGCAGCTCCAGGTTCTCGGCACGGCCCTTCTCGGGCCTGTGAGCCAGGCGTTGATCACGACCGCTGGCTTTGGCCGGCAGTGGCTTCTTCGCCAGGGTCTCGCCGGAGCGGCCGTTCTGGCGGTGACGCTCGGCCTGCGGGCGTCGCCGGGGGCAGCGGCCGGTGCGGAGCAGTGGGGGCAAGGCCGTTGGGGCCTGGCGGTGGTGGTGGCGGCGAGCCTTCTCATGGCACATGTCCTGTCGGGACACGCCGTCGCGGACGTTGCGCCGGTCTTGCCGGTCGTGGCAGATTCCCTGCACCTCCTGGCCGCAGGCGTCTGGTTTGGCGGTCTTCTCGGCCTTTCCACCGCGCTCCGGGTCGGGGCTCCGGAGGACGTGGCCCGGCGCTTCTCCCGGCTGGCCGCGGCAGCCGTCGCGGTGCTCATCGCCAGTGGGCTAATTCAGGCTGTGCTCCGGATCGCGGGCGTTGCCGGCCTTCGCGCGACACCCTACGGCCAGGTCCTGCTCTTCAAGCTGAGCGCACTGGCCGCAGCGCTCATTCTTGCGGCGCGGAACCAGTTCGACGTCCGGGCGGGACGGAATGGCATCGTACTCGCCCGACGGGTAGCATGGGAGAGCGCGTTCGTGGGAGCTGTGGTGACCCTGGGCGGGGTGATGGCATCGCTGCCGCCCGGCCAGCTGGGCCAGCTCTTCACGAAGCAGGAACAGACCGTCTCCACCCCGGACGGCCCATGGAAGCTGGAACTCTGGCCGGCGGGGCCGGGCCGGGTCTTCTTGCGCGTCTACCCACCCCGCGAGCGGTTCTCCGGGGCGCCGCGCCCGGCACGGCCCAGGGGCCGGGGGCCGGAGGAGACGGAGTTCCGGGCCCGCTTCGTGATGCAGGACATGACCATGCCTGCCCGCGGTTTTGCTCTACGGTCCGATGGCGCCGGAGGGCTGGAGGGCGGTGGCCCGGTCCTGACCATGCCCGGGACATGGGAGGTTCGGGTGTACCGCCTGGCCCCTGGCGGGCCGAAGGTCTGGACACGGGCCACGTTCCAGGCGGAGCCGCAGCGGGAGAAACAGCCACCTCAAGGGTTGAAGGGGCTCGGCTTCACGTGGGAACGCGTCCTCCGCGCGGATGTCTTCGACCTTTACGCCGACCCGTCGGGGGGTCTCTGGGCCGCAGGGCGCGACGGCCTCCGGTTCAGTTCCGACGGCCGCACCTGGAGTGAGATGTCCGGACTTCCTGCTCCGGTCTATGCGGTCGCGCGGGTCGGCGGCCGCCTGGTCGCTGCCACCGCGCGAGGGCTCTACGAGCAACGAGAGCCTTCGGTTGCCGGCGAGTCCGGGTGGGTACGCGTCAACCTGCCCGATCAGGAGGGTGCCGTCTTCGGCCTGGCGGGGGGCGACGCGACCGGGTATGCTCTCGACCCCGGAGCCCTGTACCGGTTCCGCCCGGGTCCGGCCGGATGGCACGTGGAGCGCCAGGTGGTTCCCGACCACCCGGAGCCCGATCCGATCAGCCGCCTGTTTGCAGACCCTCGGGATCCGCAGCACCTCTGGGTGCCGCGGCATGAATCCTTCCAGGAAACCCCGGACGGGGGCCGGACCTTTCACCGCATTCGACCTGCCGCAGGTGGGGTAGAACTGCTCGATATCCAGGCGGTCCTCCGCAACCCGTACCGTCCGGGTGAGGTCTGGATGGCAGCGATGGTGGGGGGCATCGCGGTATCCCCCGACGGGGGGCGAACCTGGCAGTTGCGGAACGCCGGACTGCCGGAAACAGCCATGATGGCCCTCGCGCCAGGGAACGTTCCCGGTAGTTGGTATGCCGGCACCATGTACCACGGTGTCGCTTTCACCGATGACGACGGCCGCACCTGGCGGTCCATCGGGCTCACGAACGCGTCCGTGCGGGACGTCGCGGTCCTCAGGGAAGGGGCTGTCCTCGTTGCCACCCAGGGCATGGGACTGTTCCGGGGTCTCCCCGAACCGCCGCAGGCCGGCCCCCGACCCCTCGGACCGGTGGCCGCGGTCGTGTGGGCGGGCGCGTGGGGGGCGGCGGTGTTTCCCGTGTTCCGGGGCGTACGACGCCGCTGGGGGCCTGGTTGGGCCGGCCTGTGGGCGGTGCTGGCGGTTGCGAGCGCCGCCATCCTGCCTCTCGCCGTACGCATGCGGTAG
- a CDS encoding ArsR/SmtB family transcription factor produces MSTLEEGRTRDVCGDPEPRGDRVQQLRERILEVAGLSELFRVLADETRAKILYLLAQEELCVHTLAEILDLTLPAISHHLRLLKIMRLVRYRRDGKHVYYTLADEHVLRLIQVAQDHYEEER; encoded by the coding sequence ATGAGCACTCTGGAGGAAGGCCGTACTCGCGACGTGTGCGGGGATCCGGAGCCCCGGGGCGATCGCGTGCAGCAGCTCCGTGAACGCATCCTCGAGGTAGCGGGGCTCTCCGAACTGTTTCGCGTCCTGGCAGACGAGACGCGTGCGAAGATCCTGTACCTCCTGGCACAGGAGGAGCTTTGCGTTCACACCCTGGCCGAGATCCTCGACCTGACGCTGCCCGCGATCTCCCACCACCTGCGTCTCCTGAAGATCATGCGGCTCGTCAGGTACCGGCGGGACGGCAAACACGTCTACTACACGCTGGCGGACGAGCATGTGCTGCGCCTGATCCAGGTCGCACAGGACCACTACGAGGAGGAACGCTGA
- a CDS encoding cupredoxin domain-containing protein, whose translation MKAVWATIWITIYTLFLAWFFFGPRAGARARSQPGGVQEIDVTVQGGYSPPRIVVRQGVPVRLRFRRLDTSSCAERVIFPDFNVSRVLPVGEVTTVEFTPDRDGTFTFTCGMGMYRGTLVVEAGGGGGSHAH comes from the coding sequence ATGAAGGCCGTCTGGGCGACCATCTGGATCACGATCTACACGCTGTTTCTCGCCTGGTTCTTCTTTGGCCCGCGTGCCGGCGCCCGGGCCCGGAGCCAGCCGGGAGGAGTGCAGGAGATCGACGTGACGGTCCAGGGCGGGTACTCCCCGCCACGGATCGTGGTGCGCCAGGGGGTTCCGGTCCGCCTGCGGTTCCGGCGCCTGGACACGTCCAGCTGCGCCGAGCGGGTGATCTTTCCGGATTTCAACGTCTCTCGGGTGCTACCGGTGGGCGAGGTGACCACCGTCGAGTTCACCCCGGACCGTGACGGTACGTTCACGTTCACCTGTGGGATGGGGATGTACCGCGGCACCCTCGTGGTCGAAGCGGGCGGAGGGGGTGGTAGCCATGCCCACTGA
- a CDS encoding rhodanese-like domain-containing protein, which translates to MTAQELRRLLAQRHDMQLIDVREPVEFAQQHIPGAMLLPLGQLPARMREIDPTRLAILVCRSGNRSAIACQFLRARGYHKVVNFAGGMLSWNEIGGPTATGLE; encoded by the coding sequence GTGACTGCCCAGGAGCTGCGCCGCTTGCTGGCACAGCGGCACGACATGCAGCTCATCGACGTGCGGGAGCCCGTCGAGTTCGCCCAGCAGCACATCCCCGGGGCCATGCTGCTCCCCCTGGGGCAGCTCCCGGCCCGGATGCGCGAGATCGACCCGACTCGCCTGGCCATCCTGGTCTGCCGGAGCGGCAACCGCAGCGCCATCGCCTGCCAGTTCCTGCGGGCCCGGGGCTATCACAAGGTGGTCAACTTTGCCGGTGGTATGCTCTCCTGGAACGAGATCGGCGGCCCGACCGCCACCGGCCTGGAGTGA